The sequence TACTATTGGAAGAGTTGGCAACCGTATCGCTGAAGGTGTCTTTACTCTCAACGGAAAAGAATATCACGTTGCAGTAAATAATGGTAAAAACCATCTTCATGGTGGAATTGAAGGCTTTGACAAAAAAATCTTCAAGAGCGAAGTACAAGAAGATAAATTAGTTATGACATATTTAAGCAAAGATATGGAAGAAGGTTATCCTGGTAATTTGTCTTTAAAAGTAACTTATAGTGTTAAAGGAAATACATTATTTGTCGATTATGAAGCTACTTCTGATCAAGATACTTTATGGTCCCCAACAAATCATGCTTACTTTAATTTAGATGGACAGGAAAAAGGTTATTGTCACAATAATCTTTTGATGATCAATGCGGATTATTATAATCCAGTTGATGCTAACTTGATTCCTGATGAGAAAAAAAGTGTTGAAGGAACAATATTTGATTTCCGTAAACTCAAAAAGATTGCCACCGATATCGATAACGAAGAATTAAAACCATTTGCTGGGTATGATCATAACTTCATCTGCAACGATTCTTTAATCTGTGAAGCCAGAAGTACTTTGACAAATATCGGTATGAAGATTTATTCAAATTTACCTGGAGCCCAGTTTTATTCTGGTGGTCCAGCTAAAAGAGGCTTTGCCATCGAACCTCAACTTGTTCCAAATGCAATAAATAATAATAAATATACAAAACCAATCTTACATAAAGATGAAGTTAAGAAAGAGTATATTGAATATTCTTTTTTCAAGGTAAACTAAAATGATATTTGATGCCTTTTTTACAAAATCCGCTGGTTGTTGGGTCTATAATCCGGAAGAAGAGAAATTTATCAAAGGTAAAAAATCCCATGGATATGGAATTATAAAATATCCAGAAGGATCTATTTACTATGGTGATATCTATTACGACGGAGAAAATTTCAATAAATTAGGAAAAGGATTTCAAGACTTTTCCTATTCTGGAATTAGATATGATCTAAGAAAATTTTCCATTCAAAGATATTTATATTCTGGAGAATATGATTACCGCAAGACCGATTGGATTTATGGGAAAGGCATTTTATATTATCTCGATGATGAAAATAAACCATTAGCCCATGTTCCAGGAATTTATAGTGGACTTGAGAAAATCGATGAAGCTGAAGTGGATGAAGAAGTTATTGAGGAATTTAAAAATACTCCAACCACTTTGCCAGCTCTGTCATTTGCAAGTTATATAGGAGAGCATATTAATCCGAAGTATATGCTTATCGGTGATTCATATTTCGATTTGTTTGATAATATCGATTTTGCAGGTGATTATAAATTAGAAAATTTGCATAAAGATATTTTGAATTTAGGAGTTTGCGGATATACATATCCTGAATTTATACCACTTTTAGATTCGATGAAAAAAGTTCAATCGGTTCAGCAAATTTATGTAAATTTAGGATTTAATGATCTCC is a genomic window of Firmicutes bacterium CAG:345 containing:
- a CDS encoding aldose 1-epimerase (product inferred by homology to UniProt), yielding MITKTFFDKYKSEDIHLFTLKGDNIEVGIIEYGATINFIKFDGIDVELTYKDCQDYIDNASYCGGTIGRVGNRIAEGVFTLNGKEYHVAVNNGKNHLHGGIEGFDKKIFKSEVQEDKLVMTYLSKDMEEGYPGNLSLKVTYSVKGNTLFVDYEATSDQDTLWSPTNHAYFNLDGQEKGYCHNNLLMINADYYNPVDANLIPDEKKSVEGTIFDFRKLKKIATDIDNEELKPFAGYDHNFICNDSLICEARSTLTNIGMKIYSNLPGAQFYSGGPAKRGFAIEPQLVPNAINNNKYTKPILHKDEVKKEYIEYSFFKVN
- a CDS encoding putative uncharacterized protein (product inferred by homology to UniProt), yielding MIFDAFFTKSAGCWVYNPEEEKFIKGKKSHGYGIIKYPEGSIYYGDIYYDGENFNKLGKGFQDFSYSGIRYDLRKFSIQRYLYSGEYDYRKTDWIYGKGILYYLDDENKPLAHVPGIYSGLEKIDEAEVDEEVIEEFKNTPTTLPALSFASYIGEHINPKYMLIGDSYFDLFDNIDFAGDYKLENLHKDILNLGVCGYTYPEFIPLLDSMKKVQSVQQIYVNLGFNDLHKSRTKDEVFKDAKVVLKFLKDTFKDAKIGVLSVVSSPIFKNFLEEETSYNKLIEEYCQKQNFEFIDMREKMEEIDKEKGAFHMDNIHPNSNGYKYYAKRLFGYEN